A DNA window from Paenibacillus sp. HWE-109 contains the following coding sequences:
- the bshB1 gene encoding bacillithiol biosynthesis deacetylase BshB1 has product MSDKLDILIFGAHADDAEIGMGATIAKHTAQGVKVGICDLTYAEMSSNGTVETRIQEAEEAAKLLGLTVRSNLGLPDRGLSNQPSHIERITREIRKYKPRIVFAPYWQDRHPDHIACSALVQEAVFNAKLRKYLPESEPVNVEQLYFYFINDVYDADLMVNVTDWYDQKIAALSAYRSQFVTGQGTVATPLNQGYIERVEARDRLMGQKRMITYAEGFVSKLPYVVDRFE; this is encoded by the coding sequence ATGAGCGACAAACTTGATATCCTTATTTTTGGCGCACATGCAGACGATGCCGAGATTGGCATGGGGGCTACCATTGCCAAGCACACCGCTCAGGGTGTCAAAGTAGGCATCTGCGATCTAACCTATGCGGAGATGTCTTCCAATGGTACCGTCGAGACCAGAATCCAGGAAGCGGAGGAAGCGGCTAAACTTTTGGGCTTAACGGTCCGTTCCAATCTGGGTTTACCGGATCGCGGTCTGTCGAATCAGCCTAGCCATATTGAACGCATTACCCGGGAAATACGTAAATATAAGCCGCGTATCGTGTTTGCGCCCTATTGGCAAGACCGCCATCCTGATCATATTGCCTGTTCAGCTTTGGTTCAGGAAGCCGTATTTAACGCAAAATTGCGCAAGTACTTGCCGGAGTCAGAACCGGTGAATGTTGAACAATTATACTTTTATTTTATAAATGATGTGTATGACGCTGATCTTATGGTTAATGTGACCGATTGGTATGATCAAAAAATAGCCGCTCTAAGCGCGTATCGCTCACAGTTTGTAACAGGGCAAGGCACAGTGGCAACGCCATTAAATCAAGGTTATATAGAACGAGTAGAAGCTCGGGATCGTCTGATGGGGCAGAAACGAATGATTACCTATGCGGAAGGTTTCGTTTCCAAATTACCTTATGTGGTAGATCGCTTCGAGTGA